A window from Podospora bellae-mahoneyi strain CBS 112042 chromosome 1 map unlocalized CBS112042p_1, whole genome shotgun sequence encodes these proteins:
- the pfa5 gene encoding Palmitoyltransferase pfa5 (COG:I; EggNog:ENOG503Q3K1) — translation MVAAKTASTRWLVRIIPLILAGCAGLATYVVVKRVCLDYFLQTQQKNGVAAAFLTLYFVFLLCMLLSYFRVFLEIQHNPGVTPLGERAVVQRERDKERKRQGRKAESDLEAGERYEAGADNNPDSPGLERFYSKNVFVCSADGRPRWCSSCCTWKVDRAHHCSELDRCVKKMDHYCPWVGGVVGETSFKFFMQFTGYTALYCIVVIVATVICLKSKLDSGQGVDGLVIAALAISAFFGLFTFTMTATSIRYAIVNLTNVDYLKSKDMVHQLAIRVPRGTQGTPKYSVITYPLPKRSGPGHEEDPPRDQLATRTFAIVKTEMGENPWDLGPYRNWQSIMGNSPVDWLLPIKPSPCAVYENNESFYEMGPLYEQLRERFGLPELSSSEKGEVIEPKQHRHVNGTDSTRGS, via the exons ATGGTTGCAGCCAAAACAGCTTCCACACGGTGGCTGGTCCGAATAATTCCGTTAATACTGGCCGGTTGTGCTGGCCTTGCAACCTATGTGGTTGTCAAGCGAGTATGCT TGGACTATTTCCTACAAACACAGCAGAAAAACGGAGTGGCTGCGGCCTTCCTTACCCTATACTTCGTCTTTCTTCTCTGTATGCTATTGTCATACTTCCGCGTCTTCCTCGAAATACAACACAACCCGGGAGTCACGCCGCTCGGGGAGCGAGCTGTTGTACAAAGAGAGCGGGACAAGGAGCGCAAACGCCAAGGCCGAAAAGCAGAGAGTGATCTCGAAGCAGGCGAACGATACGAGGCTGGTGCCGACAACAATCCCGACAGTCCAGGTCTCGAGCGCTTCTACAGCAAGAATGTTTTTGTGTGTAGCGCAGACGGCCGGCCTCGGTGGTGCAGCTCTTGCTGCACCTGGAAGGTTGACAGAGCCCATCATTGCAGTGAGCTCGACAGGTGTGTCAAAAAGATGGATCATTACTGTCCGTGGGTAGGCGGAGTTGTCGGTGAAACAT CTTTCAAGTTCTTTATGCAGTTCACAGGTTACACAGCATTGTATTGTATTGTGGTCATTGTTGCAACGGTCATCTGCCTCAAGTCGAAACTAGACAGCGGACAGGGCGTTGATGGGCTGGTAATAGCTGCTTTGGCAATCAGTGCGTTCTTTGGCCTTTTCACCTTCACAATGACCGCCACGTCGATTCGGTATGCCATTGTCAATCTTACCAACGTCGACTACCTCAAATCGAAGGACATGGTCCACCAACTGGCCATTCGAGTCCCTCGGGGGACACAAGGGACACCGAAATACAGCGTGATCACATACCCTCTACCGAAGCGCTCGGGACCTGGCCATGAGGAAGATCCTCCCCGGGACCAGCTGGCAACCCGGACATTTGCCATTGTGAAGACGGAGATGGGCGAAAACCCATGGGATCTGGGACCGTATAGAAACTGGCAGTCAATCATGGGAAACAGCCCCGTTGACTGGCTACTGCCGATCAAGCCATCGCCCTGCGCGGTTTACGAAAACAACGAAAGCTTTTACGAGATGGGGCCCCTGTATGAACAGTTGCGGGAACGATTCGGGCTTCCAGAACTGTCCAGCAGCGAGAAGGGAGAGGTTATAGAGCCAAAACAGCATCGGCATGTAAATGGGACGGACAGCACACGAGGTTCATGA